From Nicotiana tabacum cultivar K326 chromosome 22, ASM71507v2, whole genome shotgun sequence, one genomic window encodes:
- the LOC107769050 gene encoding ruBisCO large subunit-binding protein subunit alpha, whose translation MASANAISTASIISSSSKQVGLKGRRVNQLQGQKFHNNKASKSRLIVRANAKEIAYDQKSRSALQAGIDKLVDVVGLTLGPKGRNVVLDDYDTPKVVNDGVTIARAIELPDAMENAGAALIREVASLTNDSAGDGTTTASVLAREIIKRGLLSVTSGANPVSLKKGIDKTVNILIEMLERRARPVKGRDDIKAIASISAGNDDDIGTMIADAIDKVGPDGVLTIESSSSFETTVHVEEGMEIDKGYISPQFMTNQEKLIVEFENARVLVTDQEISAIKDIMPLLEKSTELRAPLLIIAGDLTGEALATLVVNKLRGVLNVAAIRAPGFGQRRKALLQDIAIVTGAEYQATELGMLVENTPVEALGFARKVTISKDSTTILADDASKDEIQTRISQLKKELDMTDSISDSEKLAERIAKLSGGVAVIKVGAATEAELEDRKLRIEDAKHATFAAIEEGIVPGGGAALVHLSTYVPAIKDNLEDPDEKLGADIVQKALVAPASLIAQNAGVEGEVVVEKIKASKWKMGYNAMTDKYENLVEAGVIDPAMVTRCALQNAASVAGVVLTTQAIVVDKHTPKAPAFAPPQGLPM comes from the exons ATGGCATCTGCAAATGCGATCTCCACTGCCTCTATCATATCCTCTTCATCTAAACAG GTGGGTTTGAAGGGTAGAAGGGTGAACCAATTGCAGGGGCAGAAGTTCCACAATAACAAGGCTTCAAAGAGTCGGTTAATAGTAAGGGCAAATGCTAAAGAAATCGCATATGACCAGAAATCAAGAAGTGCCCTTCAGGCTGGTATTGATAAGCTCGTTGATGTTGTTGGTCTCACTCTTGGTCCTAAGG GGAGGAATGTGGTTTTAGATGACTATGATACCCCGAAGGTGGTTAATGATGGAGTCACGATTGCTCGAGCCATAGAGCTACCTGATGCTATGGAAAATGCAGGTGCCGCCCTTATCAGAGAG GTTGCAAGCCTAACAAATGATTCTGCTGGTGATGGGACAACAACTGCATCAGTTCTTGCCAGGGAAATCATTAAGCGTGGTCTATTAAGTGTTACATCTGGTGCAAATCCAGTGTCTTTGAAGAAGGGTATCGACAAAACTGTAAACATTTTGATTGAAATGCTAGAAAGAAGGGCTAGGCctgttaaaggtcgtgatgacaTCAAAG CTATTGCTTCTATCTCTGCTGGAAATGATGATGACATTGGAACCATGATTGCTGATGCAATTGATAAAGTTGGTCCTGATGGTGTTCTAACAATCGAGTCATCCTCTTCCTTTGAAACAACTGTTCATGTTGAAGAGGGAATGGAG ATTGATAAGGGATATATCTCCCCACAATTCATGACCAACCAGGAGAAATTAATTGTAGAATTTGAGAATGCTAGAGTGCTGGTTACAGATCAGGAGATTTCAGCAATCAAGGATATTATGCCCCTCTTGGAGAAGTCAACTGAATTACGAGCCCCTCTGCTCATTATAGCTGGAGACTTAACTGGAGAAGCTTTGGCTACTCTTGTTGTGAACAAGCTGCGAGGTGTACTGAATGTTGCTGCCATCAGAGCACCTGGTTTTGGGCAAAGGAGGAAAGCTCTTCTCCAAGATATTGCCATTGTAACAG GAGCAGAGTACCAGGCTACTGAATTGGGTATGCTTGTTGAAAATACCCCAGTTGAAGCACTAGGTTTTGCTAGAAAGGTGACCATCTCCAAGGACTCAACAACCATTCTTGCTGATGATGCGTCAAAGGACGAGATACAGACTAGGATTTCTCAGCTTAAGAAGGAGTTGGACATGACCGATTCAATATCTGACTCAGAAAAACTTGCTGAGAGAATTGCCAAGTTGTCTGGAGGTGTTGCTGTCATAAAGGTTGGAGCTGCAACAGAAGCTGAGCTCGAGGACCGCAAGCTTCGAATTGAGGATGCGAAACATGCAACTTTTGCTGCAATTGAAGAGGGAATTGTACCTGGTGGTGGTGCTGCTTTGGTTCATCTATCAACTTATGTCCCTGCCATTAAGGACAATCTTGAAGATCCAGATGAGAAGTTGGGGGCTGACATTGTGCAGAAG GCATTAGTAGCTCCGGCATCTTTGATAGCCCAAAATGCTGGGGTTGAAGGGGAAGTAGTTGTGGAGAAGATAAAGGCAAGCAAATGGAAGATGGGTTACAATGCAATGACCGACAAGTATGAGAACTTAGTAGAAGCTGGTGTCATTGATCCAGCCATGGTAACAAGATGTGCCTTGCAGAATGCAGCTTCAGTTGCAGGAGTTGTACTCACTACACAAGCCATTGTCGTGGACAAGCACACGCCTAAAGCACCTGCATTTGCTCCTCCACAAGGACTTCCTATGTAA